A genomic region of Natronoarchaeum mannanilyticum contains the following coding sequences:
- a CDS encoding metal-dependent hydrolase, whose product MMLTTHVLIGLALATPIVVAAPDLGTAALVGGALGGGFPDADMYTAHRRTLHFPVYFAALSIPAVALAAIVTTPATVALALAVVAAAVHCCMDALGGGLELRPWRGTSERAVYDHYRGRWLPPRRWIRYDGAPEDFVLGLGIGVPLWFLLEGRFELFVLVLLAISAVYAAVRRRLPDLAPVVADVAPDALSPYIPDESDKP is encoded by the coding sequence ATGATGCTGACCACCCACGTGCTGATCGGGCTGGCGCTGGCGACGCCGATCGTCGTCGCCGCACCCGACCTCGGCACGGCGGCGCTGGTCGGCGGGGCCCTCGGCGGCGGGTTCCCCGACGCAGACATGTACACCGCCCACCGTCGGACGCTCCACTTCCCGGTGTACTTCGCCGCCCTGTCGATCCCCGCGGTCGCCCTCGCAGCCATCGTCACGACGCCGGCGACGGTCGCGCTCGCGCTCGCGGTGGTCGCCGCCGCGGTCCACTGCTGCATGGACGCCCTCGGCGGCGGCCTGGAACTGCGGCCCTGGAGGGGAACCTCCGAGCGCGCCGTGTACGACCACTACCGGGGACGCTGGCTCCCGCCGCGGCGCTGGATCCGGTACGACGGCGCGCCCGAGGACTTCGTGCTCGGACTGGGCATCGGCGTCCCGCTGTGGTTCTTGCTGGAGGGCCGCTTCGAGCTGTTCGTCCTCGTCTTGCTCGCGATTTCGGCCGTCTACGCCGCGGTGCGCAGGCGACTCCCCGACCTCGCGCCGGTAGTCGCGGACGTCGCGCCGGACGCTCTTTCACCGTACATTCCCGACGAGAGCGACAAACCCTGA
- a CDS encoding HD domain-containing protein: MTTIKDSVHDHIAVEGVAAALLDTAAVQRLRRISQLGTVSLAYPSANHTRFEHSLGVYHLACEALEHLGVHGRQAERVKAAALLHDVGHSPFSHNVEALLYRHTGKYHDDVEELLASNPVGDVLRSHDLDPGAVAGLIAGDGQYGQLVSGELDVDRMDYLVRDAHHTGVPYGTIDHERLVRELTFLDGELVLAEGNVQTAESLLVARALMNPTVYSHPVARIGKSMLRRATERLIEDGVATPETIRRMDDYDLIAALRSAESTESYARALDERDLFKRAVWAEIDDVPDSLLDTDHERVRELEAEIADRAGVAPEHVVIDVPSKPSMTESTSRVVVNGEIRRLGQQSPLVDALRAAQRSQWRFGVYAPEAVTDGVGGAAASVLGLEADGGLVTEVRRGHYATLDEFEPDK, encoded by the coding sequence ATGACCACGATCAAGGACAGCGTCCACGACCACATCGCGGTCGAGGGCGTCGCGGCGGCGCTGCTCGACACCGCCGCGGTCCAGCGGCTCCGCCGGATCTCACAGTTAGGAACGGTGTCGCTGGCCTATCCCTCCGCCAACCACACGCGCTTCGAGCACAGCCTCGGCGTCTACCACCTCGCCTGCGAGGCTCTGGAGCACCTCGGCGTCCACGGGCGACAGGCCGAGCGCGTCAAGGCCGCCGCGCTGTTGCACGACGTGGGCCACAGCCCCTTCAGCCACAACGTCGAGGCGCTGCTGTACCGCCACACCGGGAAGTACCACGACGACGTCGAGGAGCTGCTGGCGTCGAACCCCGTCGGCGACGTCCTGCGCTCGCACGACCTCGATCCCGGGGCGGTCGCGGGGCTGATCGCCGGCGACGGCCAGTACGGCCAGCTCGTCTCGGGCGAACTCGACGTCGACCGGATGGACTACCTCGTGCGGGACGCCCACCACACCGGCGTCCCCTACGGGACGATCGACCACGAGCGGCTCGTCCGGGAGCTGACGTTCCTCGACGGCGAACTCGTGCTCGCGGAGGGCAACGTCCAGACGGCCGAGAGCCTGCTGGTCGCGCGCGCGCTGATGAACCCGACGGTGTACAGCCATCCGGTCGCCCGGATCGGCAAGTCGATGCTCCGCCGGGCGACCGAGCGGCTGATCGAGGACGGCGTGGCGACGCCCGAGACGATCCGGCGGATGGACGACTACGATCTGATCGCCGCCCTGCGCTCCGCCGAGTCGACCGAGTCCTACGCCCGCGCGCTCGACGAGCGCGATCTGTTCAAGCGGGCCGTCTGGGCCGAAATCGACGACGTTCCCGACTCCCTGCTCGATACGGATCACGAGCGCGTGCGCGAGCTCGAAGCCGAGATCGCGGATCGGGCGGGCGTGGCGCCCGAGCACGTCGTCATCGACGTCCCCTCGAAGCCCTCGATGACTGAATCGACGTCCCGGGTCGTCGTCAACGGCGAAATCAGGCGACTGGGCCAGCAGTCCCCGCTCGTCGACGCGCTCCGTGCCGCCCAGCGGTCGCAGTGGCGCTTCGGCGTCTACGCGCCCGAGGCGGTCACCGACGGCGTCGGCGGCGCCGCGGCGTCAGTCCTCGGGCTGGAGGCCGACGGCGGGCTGGTCACCGAGGTGCGGCGGGGCCACTACGCGACGCTCGACGAGTTCGAGCCCGACAAGTAG
- a CDS encoding DUF5805 domain-containing protein, whose protein sequence is MTTERDADTSRTAVKTYVPTYQKRLWADHADELGMSQSEFVRTMVQAGRSDFSPPEATGETGEFSAPREQEESVKEQDRGEMEPRSGGATPGVESGETGSSQTGSDNSGDDLTDRVLEVLDRDGVLSWDELVEAVTDDIERQLDEAVQELQDENAIRYSGREGGYTVQS, encoded by the coding sequence GTGACGACCGAACGAGACGCGGACACGTCCCGGACGGCCGTGAAGACGTACGTCCCGACGTACCAAAAACGTCTGTGGGCCGACCACGCCGACGAGCTCGGGATGAGTCAAAGCGAGTTCGTCCGGACGATGGTCCAGGCCGGACGCAGCGACTTCTCCCCGCCGGAGGCGACTGGTGAAACGGGTGAGTTCTCGGCACCGAGAGAGCAGGAAGAATCAGTCAAAGAACAGGATCGGGGAGAAATGGAGCCCCGTTCTGGAGGCGCTACCCCAGGGGTTGAGAGCGGTGAAACGGGGTCCTCTCAGACGGGATCGGACAACAGTGGCGACGACCTGACCGACCGCGTCCTCGAGGTGCTCGATCGAGATGGCGTGCTCTCGTGGGACGAGCTCGTCGAGGCGGTGACCGACGACATCGAGCGCCAGCTCGACGAGGCCGTCCAGGAGCTCCAGGACGAAAACGCCATCCGCTACAGCGGTCGCGAAGGAGGGTACACCGTTCAGTCATGA
- a CDS encoding ribonuclease J, whose translation MEVEIATIGGYEEVGRQMTAVRAGEDVVIFDMGLNLSKVLIHDNVETERMHSLDLIDMGAIPDDRVMSDLEGDVKAIVPTHGHLDHIGAISKLAHRYNAPVVASPFTIELVKQQIEGEQKFGVENDLVKMEAGEKMSIGDTGNVELEFVNVTHSIIDAINPVLHTPEGAVVYGLDKRMDHTPVIGDPIDMERFREIGREGEGVLCYIEDCTNANKKGRTPSENVAREHLRDVMHSIEDYDGGIVATTFSSHIARVSSLVEFAKDIGRQPVLLGRSMEKYSGTAERLNFVDFPEDLGMFGHRKSVDRTFKRIMNEGKENYLPIVTGHQGEPRAMLTRMGRGDTPYELDDGDKVIFSARVIPEPTNEGQRYQSEKLLGMQGARIYDDIHVSGHLRQEGHYEMLDALQPQHVIPAHQDMKGYSSYVDLAESEGYKLGRDLHVTRNGNMIQLVE comes from the coding sequence ATGGAAGTCGAAATAGCAACGATAGGCGGTTACGAGGAGGTCGGACGGCAGATGACGGCGGTACGAGCTGGCGAGGACGTCGTCATCTTCGACATGGGTCTGAACCTCTCGAAGGTTCTGATCCACGACAACGTCGAGACCGAACGGATGCACAGCCTCGACCTGATCGACATGGGCGCCATCCCGGACGATCGGGTGATGAGCGACCTCGAGGGCGACGTGAAGGCCATCGTGCCGACGCACGGTCACCTCGACCACATCGGCGCCATCAGCAAGCTCGCCCACCGGTACAACGCGCCGGTCGTGGCGTCGCCGTTCACGATCGAGCTGGTCAAACAGCAGATCGAGGGCGAGCAGAAGTTCGGCGTCGAGAACGACCTCGTGAAGATGGAAGCCGGCGAGAAGATGAGCATCGGCGACACCGGCAACGTCGAGCTCGAGTTCGTGAACGTCACGCACTCGATCATCGACGCGATCAATCCCGTCCTTCACACACCCGAGGGTGCTGTCGTCTACGGGCTGGACAAGCGCATGGACCACACGCCGGTCATCGGCGACCCGATCGACATGGAGCGGTTCCGCGAGATCGGCCGCGAGGGTGAGGGCGTGCTGTGTTACATCGAGGACTGCACGAACGCCAACAAGAAGGGCCGCACGCCCAGCGAGAACGTCGCCCGCGAGCACCTGCGCGACGTGATGCACAGCATCGAGGACTACGACGGCGGCATCGTCGCGACGACGTTCTCCAGCCACATCGCGCGCGTCTCCAGCCTCGTCGAGTTCGCCAAGGACATCGGGCGCCAGCCCGTCCTGCTCGGCCGGTCGATGGAGAAGTACTCCGGCACCGCCGAGCGACTGAACTTCGTCGACTTCCCCGAGGATCTCGGGATGTTCGGCCACCGCAAGTCCGTCGATCGGACGTTCAAGCGGATCATGAACGAGGGCAAGGAGAACTACCTGCCGATCGTCACCGGCCACCAGGGCGAGCCCCGCGCGATGCTCACCCGAATGGGTCGCGGCGACACGCCGTACGAACTCGACGACGGCGACAAGGTCATCTTCTCGGCGCGAGTGATCCCGGAGCCGACCAACGAGGGGCAGCGCTACCAGTCCGAGAAACTGCTGGGCATGCAGGGCGCCCGCATCTACGACGACATCCACGTCTCGGGCCACCTCCGACAGGAGGGTCACTACGAGATGCTCGACGCGCTCCAGCCCCAGCACGTCATCCCCGCCCACCAGGACATGAAGGGCTACTCCAGCTACGTCGATCTCGCCGAGAGCGAGGGGTACAAGCTCGGGCGGGATCTCCACGTCACCCGGAACGGCAACATGATCCAGCTGGTCGAGTGA
- a CDS encoding DUF502 domain-containing protein: protein MDWLKRNLGSGLVILLPILVSVFALRWLYTKLAALPLVEGIQPPAVGVVLSIALFVTWVFGIGYLMRTALGTVLAMRLDALMNRVPGIRVVYNASKMAIETVVADTDGLKRPVKLKPWGDLRVTGFDTGHESDEGNPVIFIPTSPNVTSGIVVEVDEEDVIELDESVEDALTRVLSAGFGEKNGQTNVPGNVFSPSDDE from the coding sequence ATGGACTGGCTGAAACGGAATCTGGGGAGCGGGCTCGTCATCCTGCTGCCGATCCTCGTCAGCGTCTTCGCCCTTCGATGGCTCTACACGAAGCTGGCGGCGCTCCCGCTGGTCGAGGGAATTCAGCCGCCTGCGGTCGGCGTCGTACTCAGCATCGCCCTGTTCGTGACCTGGGTGTTCGGCATCGGATACCTGATGCGGACCGCGCTGGGGACGGTGCTGGCGATGCGCCTGGACGCCCTGATGAACCGCGTCCCAGGGATCCGGGTCGTGTACAACGCCTCGAAGATGGCGATCGAAACCGTCGTCGCGGACACCGACGGGCTGAAACGCCCCGTCAAACTCAAGCCGTGGGGCGACCTCCGGGTGACGGGCTTCGATACGGGCCACGAGTCCGACGAGGGGAACCCCGTGATATTCATTCCGACGTCCCCGAACGTGACTAGCGGGATCGTCGTCGAAGTCGACGAGGAAGACGTCATCGAGCTCGACGAGTCCGTGGAGGACGCTCTGACGCGCGTTCTCAGTGCGGGGTTCGGAGAGAAAAACGGGCAGACCAACGTTCCGGGGAACGTCTTTTCGCCCTCGGACGACGAATAG
- a CDS encoding CBS domain-containing protein codes for MELPTPADLRERRNELGLTQSELAERADVSQPLIARIEGGDVDPRLSTLRRIVNALAEAETGIVRAEDLMHEDVIRVSPDDDLSVAVHRMEEEAYSQLPVLQDGIPVGSISQSDLVHADEDDRAEPVREFMSESFPTVSEDTTLDEITSLLEHYKAVMVTDRGETVGIITEADVAGRLS; via the coding sequence ATGGAACTGCCGACGCCGGCCGACCTGCGCGAGCGCCGGAACGAACTCGGGCTGACCCAGAGCGAACTCGCCGAGCGGGCCGACGTCTCCCAGCCGCTGATCGCCCGGATCGAGGGCGGCGACGTCGATCCGCGACTCTCGACGCTCCGGCGGATCGTCAACGCGCTGGCGGAAGCCGAAACCGGGATCGTGCGCGCGGAAGACCTAATGCACGAGGACGTGATCCGCGTGTCTCCGGACGACGATCTCAGCGTCGCCGTCCACCGGATGGAGGAGGAGGCGTACTCCCAGCTCCCCGTCCTCCAGGACGGTATCCCCGTCGGCAGCATCAGCCAGAGCGATCTGGTCCACGCCGACGAGGACGACCGCGCCGAACCTGTCCGGGAGTTCATGAGCGAGAGCTTCCCGACGGTCTCGGAGGACACGACGCTCGACGAAATCACGAGCCTGCTCGAACACTACAAGGCCGTGATGGTGACCGATCGGGGCGAGACGGTCGGGATCATCACCGAAGCCGACGTCGCGGGGCGCCTCTCGTAA
- a CDS encoding tyrosine-type recombinase/integrase, whose protein sequence is MSEARSGAGDVDDPIAYFVQDVGYHGKTERTQEAYERVLREFEAFLADGTTRSSSGVTVREATHRDCMEWIHAKRGELADSTIATYASYLHRFYGYMTQVDAFDSNPMTIVVEQMDESIDTDPARRELSVAEMRSFVADIRHPLDRAVIVTLLKTGMRAGELCNLDVRDLYLSDEPGGARQSIRPSVSGRPDSLYVSAEPRQGVEVNGERRTESNKRKRDTVIPVDDELSRVLVRWLAVRPDAVSDAEPLFVGTRDGWGQRLSIDAVHRIVTDHAADQGWYRTGGGAAENVTPHYFRHFFTTHLRSETGDRGIVKYLRGDVAEDVIDTYTHDWGDRVRETYESNVYALLS, encoded by the coding sequence ATGAGCGAGGCACGGAGCGGCGCCGGCGACGTTGACGATCCGATCGCGTACTTCGTCCAGGACGTGGGGTATCACGGAAAGACCGAACGGACGCAGGAGGCCTACGAGCGCGTTCTGCGGGAGTTCGAGGCGTTCCTTGCTGACGGCACGACTCGGTCGTCGAGCGGCGTGACCGTCCGCGAAGCGACCCACAGGGACTGTATGGAGTGGATCCACGCGAAGCGCGGCGAGCTGGCCGACAGCACGATCGCGACGTACGCGTCGTATCTCCACCGATTCTACGGGTACATGACCCAGGTCGACGCGTTCGATTCGAACCCGATGACGATCGTCGTCGAGCAGATGGACGAGTCGATCGACACCGACCCGGCGCGCAGGGAACTCTCCGTGGCGGAGATGCGGTCGTTCGTCGCCGATATTCGCCATCCCCTGGATCGTGCGGTGATCGTCACGTTGTTGAAAACCGGTATGCGAGCCGGCGAGCTGTGTAATCTCGACGTTCGCGATCTGTACCTGTCCGACGAGCCGGGCGGGGCCAGACAGTCGATCAGACCGTCGGTTTCCGGGCGACCGGATTCGCTGTACGTCTCCGCGGAACCGCGACAGGGCGTCGAGGTCAACGGCGAGCGGCGGACCGAATCCAACAAGCGAAAGCGCGACACCGTGATTCCGGTCGACGACGAGTTGTCCCGGGTGTTGGTCCGGTGGCTTGCGGTTCGTCCCGACGCCGTGTCGGACGCCGAGCCGTTGTTCGTCGGGACGCGAGACGGCTGGGGCCAGCGGCTCTCCATCGACGCCGTCCATCGGATCGTCACCGACCACGCTGCGGATCAGGGGTGGTATCGAACCGGCGGCGGCGCAGCCGAGAACGTCACTCCCCACTACTTTCGGCACTTCTTCACCACGCACCTCCGGAGCGAGACGGGGGATCGGGGGATCGTCAAGTACCTGCGCGGCGACGTCGCCGAGGACGTCATCGACACGTACACCCACGACTGGGGCGATAGGGTCCGCGAAACCTACGAGTCGAACGTCTACGCGCTGCTGTCCTGA
- a CDS encoding DUF555 domain-containing protein yields MSNYLVAMEAAWLVRDVAEIDDAIGVAVSEAGKRLNEESMDYVEVEVGATGCPACGEPFDSAFVAADTALVGLVLEMKVFNADSEEHAQRIAKSEVGGALRDVPLSVVETIEYEDDEELESAS; encoded by the coding sequence ATGAGCAACTACCTCGTTGCGATGGAAGCGGCATGGTTGGTGCGCGACGTCGCCGAGATCGACGACGCGATCGGCGTCGCGGTCAGCGAAGCCGGCAAGCGCCTGAACGAAGAGAGCATGGACTACGTCGAGGTAGAGGTCGGCGCGACGGGCTGTCCCGCCTGCGGAGAACCCTTCGACTCCGCCTTCGTCGCGGCCGACACCGCGCTGGTCGGACTCGTCCTGGAGATGAAGGTGTTCAACGCCGACAGCGAGGAACACGCCCAGCGCATCGCCAAGAGCGAAGTCGGCGGCGCGCTGCGGGACGTCCCGCTGTCGGTCGTCGAGACGATCGAGTACGAGGACGACGAGGAACTCGAATCGGCGTCCTGA
- the mvk gene encoding mevalonate kinase, which yields MTTSSAPGKVYLFGEHAVVYGEPAVPCAIERRARVTAERRDDELLRVHADDLSLDGFTVEYSGSSESKPDVAVSESLIDAAMGYVDAAVEQAREAVAEERGEDVSEVGFDITIESDIPLGAGLGSSAAVTVAGIDAATRELGVELSPETVADRAFQAEYEVQSGEASRADTFCSAMGGAVRVEGDDCRRIEAPDLPIVVGFDGGAGDTGALVAGVRQLREEYDFAADTIEAIGDIVREGEQALAEGDIAELGRLMDFNHGLLEALGVSSRSLDRMVWAARDAGAEGAKLTGAGGGGCVVALDETDETSTALRFTPGCEEAFRAELDRDGVRVEQPPSDDRMEGA from the coding sequence TCACAGCCGAACGCCGCGACGACGAACTGCTGCGCGTCCACGCCGACGACCTCTCGCTGGACGGGTTCACGGTCGAGTACAGCGGTTCCTCGGAGTCGAAGCCCGACGTCGCCGTCTCCGAGTCGCTGATCGACGCCGCGATGGGCTACGTCGACGCCGCCGTCGAGCAGGCCCGCGAGGCCGTCGCCGAAGAACGCGGCGAGGACGTTTCCGAGGTCGGCTTCGACATCACGATCGAGAGCGACATCCCGCTGGGCGCCGGGCTCGGCTCCTCGGCGGCCGTCACGGTCGCCGGGATCGACGCCGCCACGCGCGAACTGGGAGTCGAGCTGTCGCCCGAGACCGTCGCCGATCGGGCGTTTCAGGCCGAGTACGAGGTTCAGTCGGGCGAGGCGTCCCGCGCGGACACGTTCTGCTCGGCGATGGGCGGGGCGGTCCGCGTCGAGGGCGACGACTGCCGGCGGATCGAGGCGCCGGACCTGCCGATCGTCGTCGGCTTCGACGGCGGCGCCGGGGACACCGGCGCGCTCGTCGCCGGCGTCCGACAGCTCCGCGAGGAGTACGACTTCGCCGCCGACACGATCGAGGCGATCGGCGACATCGTCCGCGAGGGCGAGCAGGCGCTGGCCGAGGGCGATATCGCGGAGCTGGGCCGGCTGATGGACTTCAACCACGGGCTGCTGGAGGCGCTGGGCGTCTCCTCGCGCTCGCTCGATCGGATGGTCTGGGCCGCCCGCGACGCCGGCGCCGAGGGCGCGAAGCTGACCGGCGCGGGCGGCGGCGGCTGCGTCGTCGCGCTCGACGAGACCGACGAGACGAGTACCGCGCTCCGGTTCACGCCGGGCTGCGAAGAAGCGTTCCGCGCCGAACTCGACCGCGACGGCGTGCGCGTCGAGCAGCCTCCGAGCGACGACCGCATGGAGGGCGCCTGA
- the psmB gene encoding archaeal proteasome endopeptidase complex subunit beta — translation MRTPMHDNEFSRNRDRLSGADDDPLGPSIGSLPEPEFSEDELENVNKTGTTTVGLTTDDGVVVATDMRASLGGRFVSSKDVQKVEQIHPSAVLTLVGSVGGAQSFIKYLRVESNLYETRRGEQMSMQALSSLAGNFARGGPFFAIHPILAGVDDEGSHVYSIDPAGGVVRDDYTVTGSGMQVAYGTLEQYYEEGLSNEEAKEVAARSVKSAVERDTGSGNGVFLAEVTDEEVTIQGHKDFDDVL, via the coding sequence ATGCGAACCCCGATGCACGACAACGAGTTCTCGCGAAACCGCGACCGGCTGTCGGGTGCCGACGACGATCCGCTGGGCCCCTCCATCGGCTCGCTGCCCGAGCCCGAGTTCTCCGAGGACGAACTGGAAAACGTGAACAAGACCGGGACGACGACGGTCGGCCTGACGACCGACGACGGCGTCGTCGTCGCGACGGACATGCGCGCCAGCCTCGGCGGACGGTTCGTCTCCAGCAAGGACGTCCAGAAGGTCGAGCAAATTCACCCCAGCGCCGTCCTCACGCTGGTCGGCTCGGTCGGCGGCGCCCAGTCCTTCATCAAGTATCTCCGCGTCGAGTCGAATCTCTACGAAACGCGCCGCGGCGAGCAGATGAGCATGCAGGCGCTGTCCTCGCTGGCGGGTAACTTCGCCCGCGGCGGCCCGTTCTTCGCGATCCATCCGATCCTCGCCGGCGTCGACGACGAGGGGAGCCACGTCTACAGCATCGACCCCGCGGGCGGCGTCGTCCGCGACGACTACACCGTCACCGGCAGCGGGATGCAGGTCGCCTACGGTACTCTCGAACAGTACTACGAGGAAGGTCTCTCGAACGAGGAAGCCAAGGAAGTCGCGGCGCGCTCCGTCAAGAGCGCCGTCGAGCGCGACACCGGCAGCGGCAACGGCGTGTTCCTCGCCGAAGTGACCGACGAAGAGGTCACGATTCAGGGCCACAAGGACTTCGACGACGTGCTGTAG
- a CDS encoding isopentenyl phosphate kinase, with protein MTTVLKLGGSVVTEKDRDETVDGPELDRAASAVAAARSGGGGDGSGGTGDAVDDLVIVHGGGSFGHPNAAGWGVTTEEGTRDADGVLAIHGAMTTLNKFVLRRLRDEGVPAVPVHPLSAAHRDADADLTLPTGQVRTLLDEGFVPVLHGDVIAHAGEGVTVLSGDEIVAELAGQLDAERVGVCSTVPGVLDADDEDSVDEASVIAEISSFDDVADVLGGSDATDVSGGMAGKVRELLALDVPASIFDLDALSAFLAGERPGTTIRGDEK; from the coding sequence ATGACGACCGTCCTCAAGCTGGGCGGCAGCGTCGTCACCGAGAAGGACCGCGACGAGACGGTCGACGGCCCGGAGCTCGACCGGGCGGCGTCGGCCGTCGCGGCGGCTCGCTCGGGCGGAGGCGGCGACGGTAGCGGCGGGACCGGCGACGCCGTCGACGACCTCGTGATCGTCCACGGCGGCGGCAGCTTCGGCCACCCGAACGCAGCGGGATGGGGCGTCACAACCGAGGAGGGAACCCGCGACGCCGACGGCGTGCTGGCGATCCACGGCGCGATGACGACGCTGAACAAGTTCGTCCTCCGGCGCCTGCGCGACGAGGGCGTCCCCGCGGTGCCGGTCCATCCCCTCTCTGCCGCGCACCGGGACGCCGACGCCGACCTCACGCTGCCCACCGGACAGGTTCGGACGTTGCTCGACGAAGGGTTCGTGCCCGTGCTTCACGGCGACGTGATCGCGCACGCGGGCGAGGGCGTCACCGTGCTGAGCGGCGACGAGATCGTCGCGGAACTCGCCGGACAGCTGGACGCCGAGCGCGTCGGCGTCTGCTCGACGGTGCCGGGCGTGCTCGACGCGGATGACGAGGATAGCGTCGACGAGGCGTCCGTCATCGCCGAAATATCGTCCTTCGACGACGTCGCGGACGTGCTCGGCGGCAGCGACGCGACGGACGTCTCGGGCGGCATGGCCGGGAAAGTTCGCGAACTGCTCGCGCTCGACGTTCCGGCCTCGATCTTCGACCTCGACGCGCTCTCGGCGTTTCTCGCGGGCGAGCGCCCGGGGACGACGATTCGCGGCGACGAGAAGTAG
- the idsA3 gene encoding geranylfarnesyl diphosphate synthase has translation MTGSEAREERVLEAVGQRRELVNDAIPEELPITDPERLYEASRYLLDAGGKRLRPTVLLLVAEALADVEPLSADYRSFPSLNGSDVDVMAAAVSVETIQSFTLIHDDIMDDDDLRRGVPAVHREYDLETAILAGDTLYSKAFEIMLDTDAQADRTVRALDVLATTCTNICEGQALDVEFETSSDVLTEDYLEMIEQKTAVLYGASSSVPALLLGADDETVEQLYGYGIDVGRAFQIQDDVLDLTVPSEKLGKQRGSDLVEGKQTLLTLHAREQGVDVDSLVDAESVEAVTEAEIDEAVAELEAAGSIDYARDTAAELVESGKERLEVLPDNEARHLLEQLADYLIERGY, from the coding sequence ATGACTGGATCCGAGGCGCGAGAGGAACGGGTGCTGGAGGCCGTCGGACAGCGGCGGGAACTCGTAAACGACGCCATCCCCGAGGAACTCCCGATCACCGACCCCGAGCGGCTCTACGAGGCCTCACGGTACCTGCTGGACGCGGGCGGCAAGCGTCTCCGCCCCACCGTGCTGTTGTTGGTCGCGGAAGCGCTCGCCGACGTCGAACCGCTCTCAGCGGACTACCGGTCGTTCCCGTCGCTGAACGGCTCCGACGTCGACGTGATGGCGGCGGCGGTCAGCGTCGAGACCATCCAGTCGTTCACGCTGATCCACGACGACATCATGGACGACGACGACCTTCGGCGGGGCGTCCCCGCGGTCCACCGAGAGTACGATCTCGAGACGGCGATCCTCGCCGGCGACACGCTCTACTCGAAGGCGTTCGAGATCATGCTCGATACCGACGCCCAGGCCGACCGGACGGTCCGGGCTCTCGACGTGCTGGCGACGACCTGCACGAACATCTGCGAGGGCCAGGCGCTGGACGTCGAGTTCGAGACGAGCTCGGACGTGCTCACGGAGGACTACCTCGAGATGATCGAACAGAAGACCGCCGTCCTGTACGGAGCGTCGTCCAGCGTCCCGGCGCTGCTGCTTGGCGCCGACGACGAGACCGTCGAGCAGCTGTACGGGTACGGCATCGACGTGGGCCGCGCGTTCCAGATCCAGGACGACGTGCTGGATCTCACCGTCCCCAGCGAGAAGCTGGGCAAACAACGCGGTAGCGACCTCGTCGAGGGCAAGCAGACGCTGCTGACGCTCCACGCCCGAGAGCAGGGCGTCGACGTCGACTCGCTGGTCGACGCCGAGAGCGTCGAGGCCGTCACCGAAGCCGAGATCGACGAGGCGGTCGCCGAGCTCGAGGCCGCGGGCAGCATCGACTACGCCCGCGACACGGCGGCGGAACTCGTCGAGTCCGGAAAGGAGCGGCTGGAAGTGCTCCCCGACAACGAAGCGAGACACCTGCTCGAACAGCTGGCCGACTACCTGATCGAGCGCGGCTACTGA